Proteins encoded in a region of the Vicia villosa cultivar HV-30 ecotype Madison, WI linkage group LG5, Vvil1.0, whole genome shotgun sequence genome:
- the LOC131605666 gene encoding tRNA-specific adenosine deaminase TAD2-like, which translates to MEAIDLLLEQWQKNRLSMTEVAKKFSNCSLYVTCEPCRMCASALSNLGIKEVFYGCSNDKFGGCGSILSLHLSDAVSPNKRGFKCAGGIMAKEAVLLFRTFYEQFSPIL; encoded by the exons ATGGAAGCTATAGACCTGCTTCTAGAACAGTGGCAGAAAAACAGACTTTCGATGACTGAAGTTGCtaaaaaattctcaaactgcagTCTTTATGTTACTTGTGAACCGTGCAGAATGTGTGCATCTGCTTTATCAAATTTAG GTATAAAGGAAGTGTTTTATGGCTGTTCAAATGATAAATTTGGAGGTTGTGGATCAATACTATCATTGCATTTAAGTGATGCCGTGTCACCTAATAA AAGGGGTTTCAAATGTGCTGGAGGTATAATGGCAAAAGAAGCTGTCCTTCTCTTCCGAACATTCTACGAGCAATTTTCTCCAATTTTGTGA
- the LOC131602973 gene encoding zinc finger protein SHOOT GRAVITROPISM 5-like produces the protein MLDNNNTTNSSSDTAFALSENGGANSNNKRKRRPAGTPDPDAEVVSLSPKTLLESDRYVCEICNQGFQRDQNLQMHRRRHKVPWKLLKRETTQGLKKRVFVCPEPSCLHHDPCHALGDLVGIKKHFRRKHSNHKQWVCEKCNKGYAVQSDYKAHIKTCGTRGHSCDCGRVFSRVESFIEHQDACNVRGKNQQPEFQATTMQPACSSRTASSTSPSSEANFSVSAPLQGLPIILPKPFDKPSTSHQHNLELQLLLPSSTNPRAEKQKSNHQNYETTHLKLSIGSNTNNESEKQRNSISTTSTTLEVTRLKEYNTEELKLAMAEKGYAEEARKEAKRQIEIAEVEFENAKRIRKQAQDELGKAEALRKQAVKKISNTVMEITCQACKQNFQSSTSGVPSEETSIVIGYMSSATTEGEAE, from the exons ATGTTAGACAACAACAACACTACAAATTCTTCTTCTGATACTGCTTTTGCATTATCAGAAAATGGAGGTGCTAATAGtaataacaaaagaaaaagaagaccAGCAGGCACACCAG ATCCAGATGCTGAAGTTGTGTCTCTTTCACCAAAGACTTTGTTAGAATCTGATAGATATGTATGTGAGATCTGCAACCAAGGTTTTCAAAGAGACCAGAATCTTCAAATGCATAGAAGAAGACACAAGGTACCATGGAAACTACTCAAGAGAGAAACAACACAAGGGTTAAAAAAGAGAGTTTTTGTTTGTCCAGAACCTAGTTGTTTGCACCATGATCCTTGTCATGCTCTAGGTGACCTTGTTGGAATCAAAAAACATTTTAGAAGAAAACATAGTAATCACAAACAATGGGTTTGTGAAAAATGCAACAAAGGTTATGCTGTTCAATCTGATTATAAAGCTCATATCAAAACATGTGGTACTAGAGGACATTCGTGTGATTGTGGCCGTGTCTTTTCCAG GGTGGAGAGTTTCATAGAACATCAAGATGCATGCAATGTGAGAGGGAAGAATCAACAACCAGAGTTTCAAGCAACAACAATGCAGCCTGCATGTTCTTCTAGAACAGCATCAAGCACAAGTCCATCAAGTGAGGCAAATTTTAGTGTGTCAGCCCCATTACAAGGACTACCAATTATCCTTCCAAAACCCTTTGATAAACCTTCCACCTCTCACCAACATAACTTAGAACTTCAACTCTTGTTACCCTCTTCTACAAACCCTCGAGCCGAAAAACAAAAATCGAACCACCAAAACTACGAAACAACGCATTTGAAACTTTCGATAGGAAGCAATACTAATAACGAATCAGAGAAACAAAGGAACTCCATTTCCACCACCTCTACTACATTGGAAGTAACAAGGTTGAAGGAGTACAACACTGAGGAGCTAAAGTTGGCAATGGCAGAAAAGGGCTATGCAGAAGAAGCTAGAAAAGAAGCTAAAAGACAGATTGAAATAGCTGAAGTTGAGTTTGAGAATGCTAAAAGGATAAGAAAACAAGCACAAGATGAACTTGGAAAAGCAGAAGCTTTGAGAAAACAAGCTGTTAAGAAAATAAGCAACACTGTCATGGAAATAACATGTCAAGCTTGTAAACaaaacttccaatcttcaacttctGGTGTTCCTTCAGAAGAAACATCCATTGTTATAGGTTACATGTCCTCAGCCACCACAGAAGGAGAAGCAGAATAA